In the Telopea speciosissima isolate NSW1024214 ecotype Mountain lineage chromosome 2, Tspe_v1, whole genome shotgun sequence genome, one interval contains:
- the LOC122650889 gene encoding uncharacterized protein LOC122650889 translates to MIGKLGFPEQDEESEPSYTSLTYTRAHILNEVKDQVTLRWPAKMVKPAHERNKNNYCRFHQDHGHVTKKCRQLKDEMEALIQRGRLSRFVKKEANDRRTDYRAREPKGRRRSPPKVNKEELPHGKPHTENAPLREITTIFGGPAMGGETSNSQKQHAWNVLQTETMVKKRRTGCPITFSDEDLADIQMPHDDALVIKMVIANCMVGRILVDNGSSADILYYDAFEKMLLKSEILKRVESPLYGFNGAPIRIEGSIELLVTVGTEPKLSTVMLNFLVVKVNFAHNGI, encoded by the coding sequence atgataGGAAAGCTTGGGTTCCCCGAGCAAGATGAAGAATCCGAGCCGAGTTATACTTCCTTGACATACACCCGGGCACATATATTGAACGAGGTCAAAGATCAGGTGACACTACGGTGGCCAGCCAAAATGGTCAAGCCAGCGCACGAGCGCAACAAAAATAACTACTGCCGTTTTCACCAAGACCATGGCCATGTTACCAAGAAGTGCAGACAGTTAAAGGACGAGATGGAGGCGCTCATCCAGAGAGGGCGTCTCAGCCGATTCGTCAAGAAAGAGGCGAATGATCGAAGGACGGATTACCGAGCTCGAGAACCCAAGGGAAGGCGAAGGTCACCCCCTAAAGTTAACAAAGAAGAACTCCCCCATGGTAAACCCCATACTGAGAATGCACCATTGAGAGAGATCACGACCATATTTGGTGGGCCTGCCATGGGGGGAGAAACCTCAAACTCCCAAAAGCAACATGCATGGAATGTCCTCCAAACTGAGACTATGGTCAAAAAGAGGAGAACCGGCTGTCCAATAACCTTCTCTGACGAAGACCTGGCTGATATACAGATGCCCCATGACGATGCCCTGGTGATCAAGATGGTAATCGCTAACTGCATGGTAGGGAGGATCTTGGTGGACAACGGGAGTTCAGCCGACATCCTGTACTATGATGCGTTTGAAAAGATGCTCTTAAAATCAGAGATACTGAAAAGGGTGGAGTCTCCTCTGTACGGGTTCAATGGGGCCCCTATAAGGATCGAAGGATCGATTGAGTTATTGGTCACGGTGGGGACAGAACCTAAGCTCTCTACCGTGATGTTGAATTTTTTGGTGGTAAAGGTCAATTTTGCACACAACGGGATATAG